The segment CCCCCGTCTAGCGCAATGCCGTTGATCGTACCGCCGGTGATGGCGACAGCGTTTGCGGCTTGCGTGGCCATGCTGCCAAGCCCGAGGTTTGCGCGCGACGTCGTCTTATTGGGCAGGTCTGCGAGGTTTGACGCGGAAGCCAGCTTGCCTGCCAAAGCATTGGTCACGGTGGCCGCAAAATTCGGATCATCGCCCAAAGACGCTGCCAACTGGTTCAGCGTGTCCAAAGCACCCGGGGCCGCATCAATCAGCGCCCCGATGGCAGCTGTGACAAACCCTGTCGTCGCTAGCTGTGCGGTATTAGTGCCAGAGGCTGCGGTTGGTGCTGTGGGTGTGCCGGTCAGGCCCGGCGAGGCAAGCGGGGCTTTGGCATCAAGCGCTGTCTGAAGACTGGTCACCTGCGAGATCGGATGGCTGTGGGTTGAAGGCGTAAAGCTGGTGGGCTTGCCTGTAACACCTGCCCAAGGCACAGCGTCGGCCAGTTCGGCCGTATCGACCTTGCCATTGCTGTTGGTGTCATAGGTTGTGGCCAGCATATCGCCGGGACCAAAGGCAACGATGGCCTGCTGCACAAAGGCCGTGGTTGCGAGCTGGGCTGTGCTGGTTCCGGTGTTGGCGGTCGGTGCGATGGGCACGCCCGTCAGGGCAGGCGATGCCAAGGGCGCTTTGGCGTCCAGCGCTCCTTGTAGCCCGTCCACGTTGGCAATGATGTGGTTGTGGCTGTCATCGGCCACGGCCGCCGTCAGGGTCACATTGGCCGCGCCATCAAAGCTGATCGCGCCCGAAAGATCGCCAGCCAGTGCAATTGTCCGCGCCGTCGCGAGTTTGCTTGCCGAGACGGCATTGGCCGATGCGCCGAGTTTGCCGTCGAGCGCACCCTGCAAGCCCGTCACACTGCCAATAATGTGGCCATGCGCAGCTTCGGCTTTGGCGGCAAGCCCCGCATCAAATTGCGATTTGCGCACCAGATCCGTCGCGCCACTGGCGTCTTGGGAGGACTTTGGAACGAGGGTGAAGGTTTTGGAGCCAGCGAGGGTCTGTGCACCGGTCAAGGCAACAAACGACCCCGCACCCGCAAGGGCCGCGATGGTGGTCGCATTGCCGGTGCCATCGTCCCCCTTGCCAACATAAAGCGTATCATCGACCTCGTTATGGGCAAGCTCGCCCGATTTAAGCGCTGCAGGTGCGCCTGCCACGCCGGAGCCGCGGCGCTTGAGCTGGATCGTATTGGCCATCAGAAAAATCCTCCGTTGATGGGCGCGTCGGTGGGCAGAATGGTCACGCCAGGCTCACCCTGATTGCCTTGCGCGCCTTGGGGTCCGCGCAAACCGTCTGGCCCGGGCAGACCCAGCAGGCGGACAGACACCGGTGCTGTGGCCAGGCGCAGGGTGATTGGCGACAGGGCCGAGACGCGAATGCGAATGGGCCCGGTCTGGAGCCGGAGATCGAGCGCGGCTGTCATGGCGTCAAAGTCCCCGCGTCACCGGTTGCTGAACCGGGATTTCCAGCGAGAAGCCAAGCGGGCGCTCCGGGGTGAGATCCGTGCGGATAAAATCCACAACCACACTGCCGGGAATGAGGGCGGCCGTCACATCCGCTGCCACCACAATCTCGAGGGTCCGCTCATCGTGACGCAGCGCGCTGCCGTTCGCCGTTGAGAGGGTGGCAAGGACTGTGCTGTCGGTTACCGTAGAGCGCAGCTGTCCCGTGAAGGTGGCCGCTTCAGGAAAAAGATCAGCCTCAGCCTGAAGCTGTAGGCGGTATTCATAGCCGATCAGAATGACTGGACCTTCCAGCGTGGAGACCCTGCTCAGAGACAGACCTGTCATGGCCGCCACCCGCAAAGCCGCGCGCCGGTCTCGTTATGGGTCAGGATTTGGAATGCAGTGCCATCCGTCAGCTGATCTTCGCGCGAGGGCATGATTGGCTCGGCCCAATCGCAATCGGCGGGGGCGCGCAGATCAATCCCGCATCCAGCGAGTAAGACGGCGCTTGCGCTCAGCGTCAGGCAAAACCTCAAGCTCATGGCGGATGTCCTTTGCAATGGTGAGAGAGCGAATGCGGGCCTCTGCCTGTTTGACAGCAAGATGCGCGCGCGCCTCCGCCCGACCTCGGGCGAAGGCAATCCAAAGGGCGCAGATCGCAATCGCCGCCAGCGCCAGACCCAAGCGCAGCCAGGTCCCCAAACGGAGCATTGCAGCCACGATCATGGTGTTTTTCCCAACCGGTGATCCTCGATCCGAGCGGCACGGGATTTAACCGCAAAGACGATGATGGCGAGGAAAAGCACGGCACCCAGTAGGGGGAGGACCGTGGCTGCATGCGCCCCAAGCCCAACCAAGTCCAACACCCGGGTCGCGAGATCGCGCCCATCTTCGGCTTGTGTGATCAGAGGCGCCAGATCAGTCAGGGCAATCCCCGCTGACCCGGCAGTACCGAGCGCGATCTGCGCATTGGCGGCGGTGACAATGCGCGAGGCGGCTGGCTGCCCAGATGCGCGCTCGGAGCTGACCGCGCGCGGCTTTGCGGTCTCCAGCGCTGCGACAAAAGCGGCGTCAATCACCGGCTCCAGCGGCAGGCCGTGGTCAGCGCGAAAGGCCAGAACAGCGCCCCTTGTGCGACTGCCCATTACACCATCAACCGCGCCCACTTCATGATAACCAAGATCGCGCAACATCGATTGCACTGCCTTGATCGGGGGCGGACGCCTCGATCCGGAAGCTGGCGCGCGCCGAAGACCGATCAGCTTTGAGACCGGATAGCGCTGCACGCTGACCGCATCACCCTGATTGCCGCCCAAGGCAAACAGCCACTTGCCTTCAACACAGTCGATAAAAAAGACATGGCCCTGCCAGGCCGAGGTGCCACGCGGGATGATGCCAATATCGCCCGGACGCACTGCGGCGAGATCCACAGCCTCACCCCAGTCCAGATAAGAGCGCGCGGTCAGTTTGCGGGTAGAGCGGATCCCAGCCTTCTCAAGGCAATGCCCCACAAAGGCCGCACACCAGGCCATGTCGTCGTGCTCGACCCAATCTTGGCCGATGGTCGCGTACATCTCGATGATTTTGGGGTTGTTTGCGGCTCCCGGTCCTTCGGTGGTGCCAATGTAGCTTTGGGCGATTTCAAAAGCGGTCATGTCGTTGTCCCATGCAAAAGGAAACGCCGCCCGAGATTGGGCGGCGCTTGGGGTCTTGGTGTTTGTGCAAATGTGTCAGAACACGCGCCGGAGCACGTGCCAGAACGGGCAATTACTTCTTGCGGCCCAGCCAGGACGCCAGCAGCGCCTCAGCCCCGCGGGGCCCAAGATAGGCGAGGGTTGCCACAAAGCCTGTCGAGACGGGTTGCGCGAGGCCGATGTAATTCGCTGCAGCCTCGCCAATCAGCGCCATGCCAACGGCAACGGGAATTTCCCAGAGGAGCTCCTTGCCAAAAAAGCGGCGCCGTCCGAGTTTCACCTCGCCTGAATGCCACATCAGCCGTCCGGTCAGCGCACCGATCAGGGTGGTGACAGCGCCGCCGAATACCGAATTGATCATGTCGATAAACCCACCATCATTCATCGGCGTGCCTCCTCTAATGCCGCAACACGCGCGGTCAATTCCTTGACGGCCTCAATGAGAAGGCCTGTGATATTGCCATAAGCGACGGACAGTTGCCCTGCCTGATCTGCCCGCACGACCTCAGGCAGAACCGTCTCCACCTCTTGCGCCACCACGCCGATCTGGCGGGTTCCATCCATGGTGAAGCGCACGCCGCGTAGTGCGCAAACCAGCGCCAGCGCATCCGGAATGGTCTCAATGTCAGATTTCAGGCGCGCATCTGACGAGGACACGAAGTTTGGCGCTGTCACCACCCCGGTGAAGGTCGCCCCCGTGAGCGCCGCCTTGCCTGCAATCGTGGCGTCATAATCCACTGCGGCTTTGGTCGCCATTGTGCCAAGTCCGAGGTTTCCCCGCGCCAGCGCCGTATTTGCCAACCCTGCCAAATTGCCCGCAGCATCCAAAAGCGCGTCCCAGCCTGTGTTCGTCGCATTGCGCCGCCGCAGCACCGGCGGGGAGGCAGAGGTGTCGACCCAGAGCATGCCAGCAATTGCTGCGGTCGGTGCCGTCGCCCCGGCGCTGGTGGATTGTAAGGCGGCGATCACCTCGTTGATCCGGGCGCGAACAGCGGCTCCGGCATCATTGGTGATTGCAAAACTCGATGTCTGGGGCATTCTCAGGCGACCTCATCGGCATAAAGCCGCAGTTGGGAGACAATCGGCGTGTAGGACGCATCCTTGGTGGAGAGATAGGCCCGGGCCTCAACAGCGCGGGCTTCGATCTCATGGTTGTCGAGCCGACCCCAAGGGCCCCAATTGGGGCTGCTGTTTGGGTCGTCATCAGTTTCGCGTATCTCGAAGAGCACGTCGATTTCAGCACCAGCCGCGCCGTCAAAGTCGGCCCAGCTGTCCATGAGTGCTGTGCGCGCATCGATCCGGTCGTTCAGTGCCAAGGCTGCAACGCCGATCTCAGAACGCAGGCGCACGCGTTTGACAGCCCCAAGATCGAGCCCAGCAGCAAAACCGTATTGCCCCTCCATTGCAGTGACCTGTGTGACGCCGCCAGTTGTTGCGGTCGTCAGTGTCAGGTTTGAGCCTGCTACTTGCAAACCCGTCTTGCTCCCCACGAACCCCGGATCAGCTTGCAGATAGGCCAAGGCCGAGAAGGCCAAGACCTGCGCGCCTTTTGTAGACACTCGGGTTTCCGGTCCGGCTCTGCCGCCACTATCCTCTGCCCGAAGAAGGTATGTCCCGGGCTTCAGTGGCACTACGGCTATAGCCTCGCCGCCGCCCACCCGGTCCATCGAATAGCTGTCCGACCAAGTCGCCGTGACTTCTTTCGAATGGCGGATCACGATATTGCCGCCAACCCGCACATCAGGATCAACGGAGCGGGCCCATTTCAGGATGGCAAGACCACCGGCGGTTTGCAGCGTGACGCTGCCCAGCCCGGCTGGGGGTGCTGTCAGGCCCAGAATTTCGACTGACGCGGTTTGCCAGACCGACGACACGCCCAGCACCGAGATCGCTTTCACCCGGAATTGCCATGCGCCGGGCGCAACATCACGGATCTCAAGGCTGGTACCATCGGTGCGGCCATAATCCAGCCAATCACCGCCTTCACTCTGCCGTGCCTGCAGTTGATAGCCCGCAACAAAGCCCGAAGGGGCGGCCTCCCAGGCAACGCGCGCCAGAACCTTGAGCCCGCCACCATCGCGGGTAATATAAAGATCCTCTGTAACCGTGGGCGGCCCCGGAGCTGGAATATCAAAAGCATTCGGCAACGCCGTGCGTGGGGCGGCCGCATATATCTGTGCCTCGCTTGCAGCCCAGTCGTACACCAGCGGCGAGGTTTCGCGCAGGACCAGTTCTGGCAGCAGCAGAGCCGCATCACCCGAGGCCGCAAGATCAAGACTGACGCCCTGCACCTCAAACGGTTTGGCAGCAAAGCCCCAACGATCGTAAGACAGCGCGACCACATCACCGACTGTGGCCGCCCAAGCGGACAGCTTGCCCGACAGCCGTACCGTCATTTGACGCCGCGCGCGTTCCAGCTCGATCTTGGCCAGTCGCTGCGCCATTGCCGCCGAGATGGTGAAGGGCAGCGAGATATCGCGCCATTTCTGCTCGCCGCCGTCCTCCGCCAAATAGGCCGCACTGGCATAGGCCGGAAAGTCATCGGGCTGCCAATCGTTCTCTGGGCTTACGAACTGTCCGCGCACCCCGTTGAAGTTTGATGACATCGTCACGCGCGTGGCCAAGGTCAGACCAGCCTCGCGAACATGATCTGCAGTCAGCGCCACGGACGGTGCGCGCCACGCTCCTGCATGAATGCGCCAAGACCCGCCCGAGAAAGCGCAACGCCCGGCGAAGGATGTCAGCAACCCCTCGATGATGGTTTTGGGAACCTCAGAAAGCGTGATGACCCCGTTGCAGGCATAGCGCAGCTCCGTCCCACCCCCTGCGAGTGCCACCGGCTCGTCGCAGATATTGGCCGCCTCAATGAGGGCCATCTCATCAATGCCGTCCGGTTGCCCGATCCGCGCGCCAATGCCCCAAGTGGTGTTGGCCATATAATCGGCCAAGCAAAGAGCGGGGTTTTCTGAATAAACGGACGTTTGGATGCGCGGATCCCAGATGTCATTCTTGCCCTCAAGATCCACTGTGATGTTTGGAATGCCGCCCGGGTAGGCATCCTGATCATAGGTCAGCCGCAGATGGATTGCAGCGCAGCCCCGCAGTCGGTGGTTTTCGGTCCATTTGTCGGGCAATGCTGCTTTCAGCGCCGCAAACGCAGTCTGGTTGGCATCACCGAGCTTCTTCTCAATGCTTACTTTGCCCGCCCAGCGACCTTGCGCAGCACCGGCTGCGTTCAGCGCGACCTCGCCTTCAAAATAAACAGCGCCGATGGAGTTCACCCGGTGCGTGGCCAGCACTATTACCAAATCAAGGACTGCGTTGTCTGACCCCGAGGAGTTCAGAAACACGATAACCCCGCCCTTGCGGGTGCGGCCGTACACCAAATCGCGCGGCACCACGGGTTCGCGGATGGTCACCGTGCGGTTTTGCAGCGTCGTCTGCGGCTTTGGCATCAAAGCCTGTGCTGCATAAGACAACAGAAGCGTGCCGCCGATCCGGATCAGGGCCGCGCCAATGCCGCCTGCGGCCAATACCCCGCTGATCGCCCCCGCAACGGCGACGACGGCTGAGACGATGAAGGGCATGGGGTGCTTCCAATATCAGGTTGGTGGTTTCAGATGGTCCAGGCAAGTCGGCAGGAAGTAAGCGGCATGGTCATGAGGCCTTCGGTTGCCATGCCTACCGCCGTAGCGCCGACGCAAATTCCAAAACCAAGGCCTGTGTCCGCCAGCACAATGTCACCCCGCTGGGCCAGCAGCGGCGTCTCTCGCGGCGCATCGAGCAGTGCGAGTCCCATGTCTTCCAGCGAGGCCCAGCCAAGACGGCGCATGACGCGCGCGCCGCCAAGCGCTGTGCTGTAGCGTCCGCGCCAGAGCGCGGCCACATCCGCGCCGCCGGTTAGGGTCATGCGGGTCTCAAAAGCGAAGGTTACGCAGTCGTGGAGGCCCCAAGCGAAGGGTTTTGCATGTGCGACGTCGATTGCCTCTGCGAGGTAGCGTTCCCAATTGTCGATGTGCGGCATTCGTGGTTGATCCTCGTGTCGCGTAAGCAGTTAGACTTGTTTCTTTGGTGTGTTGGATATACACGAATAAATGTATATCCAACACATGACAGGGAGACCGGAATGCAAGTCGCAAAATGGGGAAACTCGCTCGCCGTTCGTTTGCCTGCCGATCTTGTGCGCAAGCTTGGGCTAAAAGAAGGTGATGACATAGAATTGCATCCTGATGAGGCTGGACTGGTGGTTGCACGTCACCCGCGCCCCGAAGAGGTTTTATCGTCTCTGCGCCAGTTCCGCGGGCGACTGCCTGCGGCTTCGCGCCTAAGCAGAGATGCCGCGCATGAGCGCTGATTTTTTCGACACAAATATCATTCTCTATCTGCTTGATGATGGCCCAAAAGCAGAAACTGCCGAACGCCTTCTGGGCCAGCGGGGTACCATCAGCGTTCAGGTGCTCAATGAGGCGCTGGTAAATTGTCGCCGCAAAGCGGGGATGTCATGGCAGGAAGCCGGGCTGTTTCTTGGCGGCATTCGCAAGTTATGCACGGTGTGCGATCTGACGGTTGAGACTCATGACGTCGGACGTGCTTTGGGCGAGCGCTATGGATTTTCTGTTTACGATGCAATGATTGTTGCCGCGGCGCTCAGAGAAGGGTGCACAACACTCTACTCGGAAGACATGCATGACGGCTTGCTTGTCGAAGATCAGCTTCGCATTGTGAACCCTTTCAAGGCATGAATGATCTGTCGCTTTGTCATCCTCGTCCCCAGGTAATCTCGCGGTCTTGAATGGCGGTGACATATTCAAAGCCAAGATCGCCTGGATACAGCACCTGCTGGCTTTCATGGGTGTAGCGCCAGGTCCGCGCCACGGTCAGGTCGATCAACCGGCTCTCATAGCTGATGGTAATCGTGCAGCTGTCAGCATCATCCTTGATTTCTGGCACATCAAGACGGCCCGAGAAGGCCTGCACCGGATCGGCGATAACCTGACCTGTTTCAGACAAAAGCCCGAGCCAGATCCGGCCGGGAAGGCCCTGACGCGCTTCCTCAATGGCCATTTGAACCAAATCAAGCGGTACGCCAGATAACGAGACCGCCGTGCCGCCCGCCACGACCTCGCCGGTTTCATCAAGAGAACCGATGCCCAGAAGCGACCCCGCGCCAGCCCAAGTTTGGCCATTCCAGCCGATCTCGCCTGCGGATTTCGCGGAGAATGGGCGCTGATTTCGCGCGATCGTGGGCACGCGTTTCGCGCCATTCTGGGCAGTCATTTCACGGGATCGTGGGCAGGCTGGCCGACGCTTTCATGGAGTCAGGCTTGAACGATTTGGTCAAGCTTTTTTGTGACGGCGGAGCGCCTGCGCAGGCTTTCACCTGAGAGGGTGAGGCGGTGTGCGTTGTGAACGAGGCGGTCGAGGATGGCATCTGCGAGCGTTGGGTCGCCGATGGCTTCGTGCCACTGGTCAACGGGGAGTTGGCTTGTGACGATGGTGGAAGCGCGGCCGTGGCGGTCTTCGAGGATTTCCAGCAGGTCACGGCGCTCCGGGGCGGTGAGGACGGCGAGGCCCCAATCGTCAATGATCAGCACATCCATGCGGGCGATGGTTTTGAGGATGCGTTCATGGCGGCCATCGCCACGGGCCAGAGCAAGGGCCTCGAACATGCGCGGCGCACGTTGATAGAGGACGGGCCGCCCATCCCGGCACGCCTTGTGGCCAAGGGCGCAGGCGATCCAGCTTTTGCCCAAACCGGTCGGCCCGGTTATCAGCAGGTTCTCGTGCCGGGCGATCCAGCCGCCATCGGCAAGATGCGCCATGACACTGCGGTCAAGACCACGTGGGCTGCGCAGGTCCAGATCCTCGACGCTGGCATCTTGGCGCAGAGCCGCAAACTTGAGCCGGGAGGCCAGTTTCTTGGTGTCGCGCTCTGCAGCCTCGCGGTCGACCAGCAGGCCGAGACGCTCTTCGAACGAGAGGGCGTCGAAGGCGGTTGACCTGCGTTGTTCTTCGAGCGCCGATGCAATGCCGGTCAGGCCGAGCGCCAACAGTCGGTCGTGGGTGGGATGGGTCAGCATTTTAGTCCTTTCTCAATGGTAATAGCTGCCGCCACGAATGTTGGCGTGCTGGAGGGGGGCGACCTCTTCGGAGCCTTCCAGGAAGGCGCGATCGAGGCCGGTCTTGAGGATCGAACGAATGGAGGTGACGGTGCGGGCCCGGATGGTCACACCCCGCTGGCAGGCCGCATCAACGCGCTCCGGCCCATAGGTTTTGACCAAGGCCAGCACACCCAGGCAGGTGCGGAACCCCTGTTCAGGATGGGGGCGGTCAGCCATCACCATCTCGCAAAAGGCGGCGACGGCGGGGCCGGTCTTGGTTGCCTGCGCCAGCATTCTGGCCGGGGTCCATTCGGCAAAGCGACGATGGGCCGATGGCATATGGTCGGCCACGGTGACATGGCTGCGCCGCCCCGGGGTGCGCACGTGGCTCGCAACCCTCTGACCACGATGGAATATCTCGACCGTCTGGCCGCTTGTGCGAACATCGACCTCTTGTTTGATCAGCGCGAAGGGCACGGAATACCATGAGCTGTCGACCTCAACGTGATAGTCGGGTGCCACGCGGGCGCGCTTCCAGCGGGCGAAGACATAAGGTTCGGGCGGTAGGGGCTGAAGATTGGGCCGATCCAAAGTGGCAAACAGATCGGCGCGGCTGGCGCCATAGCCGCGCATCACGCGCATGTTCAACTCGTCCAGCAGCCGCCGGATCGCCACGTTCAACTCGGCCAATGAGAAGAACCGGTGGTTCCGCAGCCGCGCCAGAATCCAGCGTTGTGCCACTTGGACAGCCACTTCCACCTTCGCCTTGTCCCGGGGTTTGCGCGGCCGGGCGGGCAGAACGGCGGTGCCATAATGCGCCGCCATCTCGGCATAGGTCCGGTTCAGCCCCGGATCAAACCGGTCTGCCTTGATCACGGCGGACTTCAGATTGTCCGGAACCACCGCCTTTGGCACGCCGCCCAGAAAGGCGAACATCCGGATATGCGCGAGGATCCAATCTTCCAACCCCTCCGATGCCACCGCCTCGGCATAGGTGTGATTCGATGCCCCCATTGCCGCCACGAACAGCTTCATGGCCCGCGCTTCGCCGGTCGTGGGGTCGATCACGTCGATGGTGTCGCCGGCAAAGTCAACGAACACCTTCTCGCCGCCCACATGTGTCTGGCGCATCGTCGGGCGCACCCGACCCTTCCAAGCCTCGTAATGCGTGCAAAACCAAGTATAGGCAAAACCCCCGGGGTGCGCGGCACGGTATTCTTCCCAGAGCAGCATCCGCGTCACCCCAGGGCGGCGCAACTCGCGGTCAATCTCCGCCCAGTCGGGCACAAGCCGCTCCGCGTCCGGCACCGTGGGCGGGGCTGGAAACAAAAGAAGTTCAAGGCTGTCGTCATCGATCCCCTCCGGCAAGGGCCACGTGAGCCCGGCATGACGCGCCCGTTGGGTGTAGCTTCCGACGCTCCCCTTGCTCAGACCGAGGGAAGCGGCAATGGACCGCTCGCTCAGGCCTTGCCCAAGCTTCAATCGCAAAACATCTCGTATCCGGCGCATGTTCAATCGTCCTGTCGGCATCAAGCCACCCCTTCATTCCTGAAGGCGCAACTATCCTCAATTTGCCGACCAGACCTGCCCGCGATCCCGCGAAATCAGTGCCCAGCTTCACGCGAAATGACTGCCCATGATCCCGTGAAATCGATGCCCACCATCAAGCGAAACACGCAATCTCGCCCAGCCCCCCCAAGTTCGACAGTTAAACGCGTAAGTGATTGATATTATTATGGCGTAATAGCCAAAAATGTAACTACGGGGCCCTATCGGGCGGGTTTTGGCAGGCTCAGGGCATCAAAAAGCTCGAGTTGCGCCGGGGTTGGCGTGGTGGTTCCTTGGAACGTTTTTTCCGCGATACGGGCTTGATGCCTGTGGATGCGAGCCAGCAGGTCGAGCGCCGTGCGAGGGCTGCCGGCGTGTCCCTTGGCCTTCAGGCGCATGCGCATGACGCGGTAGAGCACGAGGGCGAGAAAGCAGATCAAGGCATGGGCGCGGATGCGGTCTGGCAGGCGATGATGAACCGGCGCGATCTCGATATCGGATTTCAGGACGCGGAAGCCGCGTTCGATATCGGCCAGGCTCTTATAGCGGGTGACTGCCTCCGCGGGCGTGAGGTCGGGAGCGTTGGTCAGAAGCGCCAGCTTGCCATCGAAGAGCTCTGCCTGGGTGATGGCATCCTCGTCCACGGCCCAGCTGAAGCGGTCTGCGGTATAGTCGGCCTTGATGAAGCGGGTCAGCTCGGCCTCTGCCACGGCGCGGGTGAAGCGGCTGTAGGCGCCCCGGTCGGAGGCGCGGCGACCGCGGGCGGTCTCGCCGGCGTCCTGTGCATCCAGCCGTGTCACCAGCTTGTCGGCCATGGTTTCCAGCTCCGCTATCCGCTCCCGCCGCTTGGCCGATTGCAGCGCTGCCCGGTCGGGATCCTGAGCCACGATGAGCCGGTTGCCAGCAAAGGCAGCCTCGGCAAGACCCTCCACGAAAGCCAACCCACGGAAGGTCTCGACGAGTTCCCCATAGCGGCGGGCCGGCACGGCCAAGATGAACTCGAGCTTGCGGCCACCATGATCGGCCATGGCGGTGAGCTCACCGATGTTGTCGAGGCTCAGCAGGCCACGGTCCGCCACCAAGATGATACGCTGGATGGGGAAACGCTGCAGCACGGTTTTGAGCATGGCCTGCAACGTCTTGGTTTCAGCCACATTGCCGGGGTGGACCGTATGCATCAGAGGCAGGCCCTCGGCGGTCTGCACGACGCCGAGGACGAACTGGCGGGCGATGCCGCCGGTTTCCTTGTTCATGCCAAAGGCGCGCAGATCGTCGTCGACCCTCCCCTCCCCGTGGATGCGCACGGTGGTCAGATCATAGAAGACAATGGCCAGATCATGATCCACGAGGGGCCTGATCTGACGGGCGAGCGCGCCCTCGACAGTCTCGGCATGGTCCATCAGCGCATCCATGGCACGCAGCAGATGCTGGTGGGTGACGCCCTGTGGCATCGCGGGCATTGCCACGGTTTCGAGCCAGCGCAGGCACCCGAGCTTGCTGTCCGGGGCGCAGAGCCGATTGAACACCATGGCGCGGATCAGGGCCTCAGCGTCGATCTCCCTGCGCCCGGATCGCAGGGCGCGCTGCAGGGCGCGATCAAAGCCGAGATCCTTCCAAAGCTCGTGAAGGGCGAAGACGTCGCCGTAGCCGAGGGAGGCATCGTAGATGACATCCGACGCCGTATTTTCAGCGCGCCCGGCTGCACGGTTCAGCCCGTTGATGAGGGCATCGAGCTGTCCCAGTTTGAACGCATCCAGCCGACCGAGATTGGCCACGACGCGCAGCCGCGACTTGCCCGCATCGTTGCGGAACGACTCGACAATCTGCAGGTAGCGGCGACCGCCGGACTCTGTGACGCGCGTAAACATGGAATGCAGAATAGAGGAAAAACCGCTGAAAATAAAGGGAATTTATCGCTAGGGCGTGTAACTACAGATACGTTGCAAAAGCCATCTTGGGGCGAGCTAACCACTTGATTTTCCTATCCTGACGATTCCAAAACTACCAAAAACCGCCCCGCAGCTGTCGAACTTGGGCGTGTGGCGCAGACAATGGTGTTGGCCTCGTCTGAGTATTGCAGAAATTCATAC is part of the Paracoccaceae bacterium Fryx2 genome and harbors:
- the istA gene encoding IS21 family transposase, with the protein product MPTGRLNMRRIRDVLRLKLGQGLSERSIAASLGLSKGSVGSYTQRARHAGLTWPLPEGIDDDSLELLLFPAPPTVPDAERLVPDWAEIDRELRRPGVTRMLLWEEYRAAHPGGFAYTWFCTHYEAWKGRVRPTMRQTHVGGEKVFVDFAGDTIDVIDPTTGEARAMKLFVAAMGASNHTYAEAVASEGLEDWILAHIRMFAFLGGVPKAVVPDNLKSAVIKADRFDPGLNRTYAEMAAHYGTAVLPARPRKPRDKAKVEVAVQVAQRWILARLRNHRFFSLAELNVAIRRLLDELNMRVMRGYGASRADLFATLDRPNLQPLPPEPYVFARWKRARVAPDYHVEVDSSWYSVPFALIKQEVDVRTSGQTVEIFHRGQRVASHVRTPGRRSHVTVADHMPSAHRRFAEWTPARMLAQATKTGPAVAAFCEMVMADRPHPEQGFRTCLGVLALVKTYGPERVDAACQRGVTIRARTVTSIRSILKTGLDRAFLEGSEEVAPLQHANIRGGSYYH
- a CDS encoding IS1634 family transposase → MFTRVTESGGRRYLQIVESFRNDAGKSRLRVVANLGRLDAFKLGQLDALINGLNRAAGRAENTASDVIYDASLGYGDVFALHELWKDLGFDRALQRALRSGRREIDAEALIRAMVFNRLCAPDSKLGCLRWLETVAMPAMPQGVTHQHLLRAMDALMDHAETVEGALARQIRPLVDHDLAIVFYDLTTVRIHGEGRVDDDLRAFGMNKETGGIARQFVLGVVQTAEGLPLMHTVHPGNVAETKTLQAMLKTVLQRFPIQRIILVADRGLLSLDNIGELTAMADHGGRKLEFILAVPARRYGELVETFRGLAFVEGLAEAAFAGNRLIVAQDPDRAALQSAKRRERIAELETMADKLVTRLDAQDAGETARGRRASDRGAYSRFTRAVAEAELTRFIKADYTADRFSWAVDEDAITQAELFDGKLALLTNAPDLTPAEAVTRYKSLADIERGFRVLKSDIEIAPVHHRLPDRIRAHALICFLALVLYRVMRMRLKAKGHAGSPRTALDLLARIHRHQARIAEKTFQGTTTPTPAQLELFDALSLPKPAR